A single Blastococcus colisei DNA region contains:
- a CDS encoding PASTA domain-containing protein, translating to MDIRSFSRAAVVSVVGAVLLLVPLAQLPAQAAGSLTVTPSRVTETPAHVQLSGQCPGFHDDGESFYPPTLTVTLVGQGLSKDIDLVEGAFADEPFDLPAALTPGVYDFSGQLPADPEGGSSADSDFPACDPTATLTVLPRPDPATLTVDPDRGEAGDTVAVAGSCPDPGSRELVTLSFDGNPVQRAVAVDSSTGEFGPVDVTVPDVSPDSYEVTSDCGGERSFEVLAPEIPATLELDPLSGTVGGAVTATGTCPVAGEQVTVYFGDRAVGSGAIGAETGAFGPVGFAVPDAGVGPVTVRTDCGAERTFTVTLTTVVPSSPTPSVAPETPETPETPATPETPATPATPASPATGGGPSSPPTTAVPTDTPDGVRVVVPDLRGMTEDEVIGALGGRLVLGNPTGGDGRVREQLPAPGTLVEPASAVRVLLADDPPAPFPWWLVPPVLLAGLAAAERTRRVRRRAREERWLEEQVRTELQPRGGLPSQVPGQAVPGFDLRVEVRRHPAQL from the coding sequence ATGGACATCCGGTCCTTCTCGCGGGCAGCGGTGGTGAGCGTCGTCGGCGCCGTGCTGCTGCTCGTCCCCCTCGCACAACTGCCCGCGCAAGCCGCAGGGTCGCTGACCGTCACGCCGAGCCGGGTGACCGAAACGCCCGCGCACGTGCAGCTCAGCGGCCAGTGCCCTGGGTTCCATGACGACGGCGAATCCTTCTATCCCCCGACGCTGACCGTCACGCTGGTCGGCCAGGGGCTGTCCAAGGACATCGACCTGGTGGAGGGGGCGTTCGCCGACGAGCCGTTCGACCTGCCTGCCGCACTGACTCCCGGGGTCTACGACTTCAGCGGCCAGCTGCCTGCCGATCCCGAAGGCGGATCCAGTGCTGACTCCGACTTTCCCGCGTGCGACCCGACGGCGACGCTGACGGTCCTCCCGCGCCCCGACCCGGCGACGCTGACCGTGGACCCGGACCGCGGCGAGGCGGGTGACACCGTGGCCGTGGCGGGTTCCTGCCCGGACCCGGGGTCACGTGAGCTCGTCACGTTGTCCTTCGATGGCAACCCCGTGCAGCGCGCCGTCGCGGTGGACAGCTCGACGGGCGAATTCGGTCCCGTCGACGTCACGGTCCCCGACGTCTCCCCGGACAGCTACGAGGTCACCTCCGATTGCGGCGGTGAGCGATCGTTCGAGGTGCTCGCCCCCGAGATTCCCGCGACCTTGGAGCTCGATCCGCTCAGCGGAACGGTGGGCGGTGCCGTCACCGCGACCGGCACCTGCCCGGTGGCCGGCGAGCAGGTCACGGTCTACTTCGGCGACCGCGCCGTGGGCTCCGGCGCGATCGGGGCGGAGACCGGCGCGTTCGGACCCGTCGGGTTCGCCGTCCCGGACGCCGGCGTCGGCCCGGTCACCGTCCGGACCGACTGCGGAGCCGAGCGGACCTTCACGGTGACGCTGACGACGGTCGTTCCGAGCAGCCCCACGCCGTCCGTCGCCCCGGAGACACCGGAGACGCCGGAGACACCGGCGACACCGGAGACACCGGCGACACCGGCGACGCCGGCGTCACCGGCGACCGGGGGCGGTCCCTCGAGCCCGCCGACCACCGCCGTGCCGACGGACACCCCGGACGGGGTGCGCGTCGTGGTGCCTGATCTCCGGGGGATGACCGAGGACGAGGTGATCGGGGCCCTGGGCGGCCGGCTGGTGCTGGGCAATCCGACGGGCGGGGACGGACGCGTGCGCGAGCAGCTTCCGGCGCCCGGCACGCTGGTGGAGCCCGCCAGCGCGGTCCGGGTGCTGCTCGCCGACGATCCCCCGGCTCCCTTTCCCTGGTGGCTCGTCCCGCCGGTGCTCCTCGCCGGTCTGGCGGCGGCCGAGCGGACGCGCCGGGTCCGGCGACGGGCCCGCGAGGAGCGCTGGCTCGAGGAGCAGGTGCGGACGGAGCTGCAGCCACGGGGTGGTCTGCCGTCCCAGGTCCCCGGCCAGGCCGTGCCGGGGTTCGATCTCCGGGTCGAGGTTCGACGCCATCCGGCCCAACTGTGA
- a CDS encoding Lrp/AsnC family transcriptional regulator: MADVDATDARLLLALGEDPRASVMALSQRLGLARNTVQARLTRLETNGVLAPLDRRVRPEALGYRLSAYVTVQVVQRSLADVSGALAQIPEVVEVTGLSGVADLLVEVVATDADDLWRITEQVLAIPGVQRTDTALALRRFVDHRLGPLLERAAGGAPRP, translated from the coding sequence ATGGCCGATGTGGACGCCACCGACGCCCGACTGCTGCTCGCCCTGGGCGAGGACCCCCGCGCCAGCGTGATGGCGCTCTCCCAGCGGCTCGGCCTCGCCCGCAACACGGTGCAGGCCCGGCTGACCCGCCTGGAGACCAACGGCGTGCTGGCCCCGCTGGACCGGCGGGTACGGCCCGAGGCGCTCGGCTACCGGTTGAGCGCCTACGTCACCGTGCAGGTGGTGCAGCGCAGCCTGGCCGACGTCAGCGGCGCGCTCGCCCAGATCCCCGAGGTCGTCGAGGTCACCGGCCTGTCCGGGGTGGCCGACCTGCTGGTGGAGGTCGTGGCCACCGACGCCGACGACCTCTGGCGGATCACCGAGCAGGTGCTCGCCATCCCGGGTGTGCAGCGCACCGACACCGCGCTCGCCCTGCGCCGCTTCGTCGACCACCGCCTCGGCCCGCTGCTGGAGCGCGCGGCCGGGGGCGCCCCCCGGCCCTAA
- the pdhA gene encoding pyruvate dehydrogenase (acetyl-transferring) E1 component subunit alpha, producing MTALSQATEVVDPVPGASSPHLPRQPDLVQLLTPEGERVEHPDYSLDISDEEMRGLYRDLVLVRRWDIEATALQRQGELGIWASLLGQEAAQVGAGRALQDGDMAFPTYREHGVAWTRGVDPLHVMGLFRGVDNGGWDPVERRFNLYTIVIGSQCLHATGYAMGVQRDGAEDAVLAFLGDGATSQGEVNEAMIFAASFSAPVVFFCQNNQYAISVPLERQTRIPLYQRAAGFGFPGVRVDGNDVLAVLAVTRAALAAAREGQGPTFIEAFTYRMGAHTTSDDPTRYRLASELEEWKLRDPIARLKAHLSRSGIADAEFFAGVDAEGDELAARIRSGTVDMPDPAPSSMFDHVYAEQTPPLAAQKAEFEAYHASFEGGEH from the coding sequence GTGACAGCGTTGAGTCAGGCCACCGAGGTGGTCGATCCGGTACCCGGGGCATCGTCCCCCCATCTGCCCCGTCAGCCGGATCTGGTCCAGCTGCTCACGCCGGAGGGCGAGCGCGTCGAGCATCCCGACTACTCCCTCGACATCTCCGACGAGGAGATGCGCGGCCTGTACCGCGACCTCGTCCTCGTGCGCCGCTGGGACATCGAAGCCACCGCGCTGCAGCGCCAGGGCGAGCTCGGCATCTGGGCCTCGCTGCTGGGGCAGGAGGCCGCGCAGGTCGGGGCCGGCCGCGCGCTCCAGGACGGCGACATGGCCTTCCCGACCTACCGGGAGCACGGCGTGGCCTGGACGCGGGGCGTGGACCCCCTGCACGTCATGGGCCTGTTCCGGGGCGTCGACAACGGCGGGTGGGATCCCGTCGAGCGCAGGTTCAACCTGTACACGATCGTCATCGGCTCCCAGTGCCTGCACGCGACCGGCTACGCCATGGGCGTGCAGCGCGACGGTGCGGAGGACGCCGTCCTCGCCTTCCTGGGCGACGGCGCCACCAGTCAGGGCGAGGTCAACGAGGCGATGATCTTCGCCGCGAGCTTCTCCGCGCCGGTGGTCTTCTTCTGCCAGAACAACCAGTACGCGATCAGCGTCCCGCTCGAACGGCAGACCCGGATCCCGCTCTACCAGCGGGCCGCCGGCTTCGGCTTCCCCGGCGTCCGGGTCGACGGCAACGACGTGCTCGCCGTCCTGGCCGTGACGCGGGCGGCGCTGGCCGCCGCCCGCGAGGGGCAGGGACCCACCTTCATCGAGGCGTTCACCTACCGGATGGGCGCCCACACCACCTCCGACGACCCCACCCGCTACCGGCTGGCCAGCGAGCTGGAGGAGTGGAAGCTGCGCGATCCCATCGCCCGGCTGAAGGCACACCTGTCGCGCAGCGGCATCGCCGACGCGGAGTTCTTCGCCGGCGTCGACGCCGAGGGCGACGAGCTGGCCGCGCGCATCCGCAGCGGCACGGTCGACATGCCCGACCCTGCACCCAGCTCGATGTTCGACCACGTCTACGCCGAGCAGACGCCGCCGCTCGCCGCCCAGAAGGCCGAGTTCGAGGCGTACCACGCGTCGTTCGAGGGGGGCGAGCACTGA
- a CDS encoding alpha-ketoacid dehydrogenase subunit beta: MAETFTIGKALNLGLRRAMEDDAKVVLMGEDIGKLGGVFRITDGLQKDFGEDRVVDTPLAEAGILGTAVGLAMRGYRPVCEIQFDGFVFPAYNQIVTQVAKIHARSKGKLQMPIVIRIPMGGGIGAVEHHSESPEAYFAHTAGLKVVAVSNPVDAYWGIQQAIAHPDPIVFLEPKRRYWEKAEVDTAATPEPLFRSRVVRGGDDVTVLAYGPMVKTALQAAKAAEEEGRSLEVVDLRTVSPLDLDPVFESVRRTGRCVVVHEAAVTLGLGAEIAARVTETCFHSLEAPVLRVGGYDTPYPPSKLEEEYLPDLDRVLDAVDRSMEF, from the coding sequence ATGGCCGAGACGTTCACCATCGGCAAGGCGCTCAACCTCGGCCTGCGCAGGGCCATGGAGGACGACGCCAAGGTCGTGCTCATGGGCGAGGACATCGGCAAGCTCGGCGGTGTCTTCCGGATCACCGACGGCCTGCAGAAGGACTTCGGCGAGGACCGCGTCGTCGACACCCCGCTGGCCGAGGCCGGCATCCTCGGCACCGCCGTCGGCCTGGCCATGCGCGGCTACCGGCCGGTGTGCGAGATCCAGTTCGACGGGTTCGTCTTCCCCGCCTACAACCAGATCGTCACCCAGGTCGCCAAGATCCACGCCCGCTCCAAGGGAAAGCTCCAGATGCCGATCGTCATCCGGATCCCGATGGGCGGGGGCATCGGCGCGGTGGAGCACCACAGCGAGAGCCCCGAGGCCTACTTCGCGCACACGGCCGGGCTGAAGGTCGTCGCCGTCAGCAACCCGGTCGACGCCTACTGGGGCATCCAGCAGGCGATCGCCCACCCCGATCCGATCGTCTTCCTCGAGCCGAAGCGGCGGTACTGGGAGAAGGCGGAGGTCGACACCGCCGCGACGCCGGAGCCGCTGTTCCGCTCCCGGGTCGTGCGCGGCGGAGACGACGTCACGGTGCTGGCCTACGGCCCGATGGTGAAGACCGCGCTGCAGGCGGCGAAGGCCGCGGAGGAGGAGGGCCGGTCGCTGGAGGTCGTCGACCTGCGCACGGTCTCGCCGCTCGACCTCGATCCGGTGTTCGAGAGCGTCCGGCGCACCGGCCGTTGCGTCGTCGTCCACGAGGCGGCCGTGACGCTGGGTCTGGGCGCGGAGATCGCCGCGCGCGTGACCGAGACCTGCTTCCACTCGCTGGAGGCGCCGGTGCTGCGCGTCGGTGGTTACGACACCCCGTACCCCCCGTCGAAGCTCGAGGAGGAGTACCTGCCCGACCTGGACCGGGTGCTCGACGCCGTCGACCGCTCGATGGAATTCTGA
- a CDS encoding dihydrolipoamide acetyltransferase family protein encodes MLKQFKLPDVGEGLTEGEILQWLVAVGDTVTVNQPLCEVETAKAAVELPSPFAGTVTELLFEAGTMVDVGTPIITIDTSGGSVPAAAPAPEPAAGAPVAEAEPAAGLIGGSAPGGRTAVLVGYGPRTTEARRRPRRVDAPAAGGASPEAPLPGADYGSGGGTHPPLLATAPDAGTKPVRHGGLEVGRQAEAHALRGDAAASGGAAPGRGRLRPLAKPPVRKYAKDLGVDLAAVTGTGNGGVITRADVDAVASPEPGAVMAMNAPPGGGEQRIPIKGVRKHTAAAMVASAFTAPHVTEFLTVDVTRTMKLRTRLAQRPELAGVKVSPLLFVAKALLLAVRRHPMVNSSWDEAAQEIVVKDYVNLGIAAATPRGLVVPNIKDAGRLSLPELAGALADLTATAREGKTAPADMSGGTITITNVGVFGVDTGTPILNPGESAILAFGAVREMAWVHKGRVVPRQVTQLALSFDHRIVDGELGSRFLADIGALLHDPGAALAF; translated from the coding sequence ATGCTCAAGCAGTTCAAGCTGCCCGACGTCGGCGAGGGGCTGACCGAGGGCGAGATCCTGCAGTGGCTGGTCGCCGTCGGGGACACGGTCACGGTCAACCAGCCGCTGTGCGAGGTGGAGACGGCCAAGGCCGCCGTCGAGCTGCCCTCGCCCTTCGCCGGCACGGTCACCGAACTGCTGTTCGAAGCGGGGACGATGGTCGACGTCGGCACGCCGATCATCACGATCGACACGTCCGGCGGATCGGTCCCGGCAGCCGCCCCGGCTCCGGAGCCGGCCGCCGGCGCCCCGGTCGCCGAGGCCGAGCCGGCCGCCGGGCTGATCGGTGGGTCGGCTCCGGGCGGGCGGACCGCGGTGCTGGTGGGCTACGGCCCCCGCACCACCGAGGCCCGCCGCCGCCCCCGCCGCGTCGACGCCCCGGCTGCCGGCGGCGCGTCCCCTGAGGCCCCGCTGCCCGGCGCCGACTACGGCTCGGGCGGCGGCACCCACCCGCCGCTGCTCGCCACCGCCCCCGACGCCGGCACCAAGCCGGTGCGGCACGGCGGTCTGGAGGTGGGCCGGCAGGCCGAGGCGCACGCCCTGCGCGGCGACGCCGCGGCCTCAGGCGGTGCCGCACCGGGCCGGGGTCGCCTGCGGCCGCTGGCCAAGCCCCCGGTGCGCAAGTACGCCAAGGACCTCGGCGTGGACCTCGCCGCCGTCACGGGAACCGGCAACGGCGGCGTCATCACCCGGGCCGACGTCGACGCGGTGGCCTCCCCCGAGCCCGGGGCAGTCATGGCCATGAACGCACCTCCGGGGGGTGGCGAGCAGCGGATCCCGATCAAGGGCGTCCGCAAGCACACGGCGGCAGCCATGGTGGCCAGCGCCTTCACCGCGCCACACGTCACGGAGTTCCTCACCGTCGACGTGACGCGGACGATGAAGCTGCGCACCCGGCTCGCCCAGCGGCCGGAACTGGCCGGCGTCAAGGTCAGCCCGCTGCTCTTCGTCGCCAAGGCGTTGCTGCTCGCGGTCCGCCGGCACCCGATGGTCAACAGTTCCTGGGACGAGGCGGCGCAGGAGATCGTGGTCAAGGACTACGTGAACCTCGGTATCGCCGCGGCCACCCCGCGCGGCCTCGTCGTCCCGAACATCAAGGACGCCGGACGGCTCTCCCTGCCCGAGCTGGCCGGCGCCCTGGCCGATCTGACGGCCACGGCCCGCGAGGGGAAGACCGCACCGGCGGACATGAGCGGCGGCACGATCACCATCACGAACGTGGGCGTCTTCGGCGTCGACACCGGGACCCCGATCCTCAACCCGGGGGAGTCGGCGATCCTGGCCTTCGGGGCGGTCCGCGAGATGGCGTGGGTGCACAAGGGGAGAGTGGTCCCGCGCCAGGTGACCCAGCTGGCGCTGTCCTTCGACCACCGGATCGTCGACGGCGAGCTGGGGTCGCGGTTCCTGGCCGACATCGGTGCGCTGCTGCACGATCCGGGGGCGGCACTGGCGTTCTGA